In one window of Hymenobacter nivis DNA:
- the secDF gene encoding protein translocase subunit SecDF, producing the protein MRNKGLITTLTIIIAVICGYHLFLTYISNGVQDKAVVYATTGGKLNELKRQHYLDSVWRAPVFGPLTYRQVRESQLGEGLDLKGGMHVTLEVSPVEIVRAMSGNSKDPAFNTALAQAQEAQKVNSSTPFTTLFAQDYQRLAPSKPLATIFANTTNKSRGIDINSTNQKVIAAINKEVEEAIDRSFNILRTRVDKFGVNQPSIQRVKGTGRLQIELPGVDNPERVRKLLQGQAKLEFWEVWTQQEVGPYLVQLDQALAAKEKAEAAAKTPAAAGAPVAASATAAAGDTTSLAAQLAKKNPAAKGAGADSAAASQKVGPLARLLTMPGRLGVALRDTARMNALLHSPEAKAILPPNLALLWSVKPTVVDRQEYLELNPIKKTRDGQAPVAGEVVADARQDYDQSGHPEVSMSMNPSGAKKWQRMTAANIGRQVGIVLDDYVYSDPVVQGEIAGGNTSISGNFSIEEAQDLANVLKAGKLPAPTRIVEEAVVGPSLGKEAINQGLYSSLAGLLIIMAFMAAYYGRAGLVADAALLFNMFLILGVLAAFQTALTLPGIAGLILVIASSVDANVLIFERIREELNHGHNLPDAINAGYSRAFSAIFDSNVTTMLIAVILGFFGTGPVQNFAITLGIGVLTSFLSAVFVSRLIIEALVKGKEISKISFSTFLSRNLFQNVNFDIVGKRKIAYAFSTTVIVIGFVLMYLQGGPNLGVDFTGGRAYVIDFNKNMVASDVADVLRPAFKGAGIEVKQYGADSRLRVTTSYLATDESPTADKQVRATLLRGLTPFGTTDKNIVSSSKVGATIADDIKRTSVLSLGLTLLGIFVYVLFRFEKWQYSMAAVIALFHDALLVIASYPIARAFGLNYEMDQIFVAAVLSVIGFSMNDTVVIYDRVREYLRENPKLTFAQVVNPALNSTFSRTMITFTTVFLVVLVLYIFGGETLRSFSFAMMIGIIFGTYSSLFIATPIILDTYGKKEERERLAAGEDVVDLTGGTPKLSRSTVS; encoded by the coding sequence ATGCGTAACAAAGGACTCATTACCACCCTCACCATCATCATTGCGGTGATTTGCGGGTACCACCTGTTCCTGACCTATATCTCGAACGGGGTGCAGGACAAGGCCGTGGTTTATGCCACCACCGGCGGCAAGCTCAACGAGTTGAAGCGCCAGCACTACCTCGATTCGGTGTGGCGCGCGCCCGTGTTCGGGCCCCTCACCTACCGCCAGGTGCGCGAGAGCCAGCTCGGCGAAGGCCTTGACCTGAAGGGCGGGATGCACGTGACGCTGGAAGTATCGCCGGTGGAAATTGTGCGCGCCATGAGCGGCAACTCGAAGGACCCGGCCTTCAACACCGCCCTGGCCCAGGCCCAGGAAGCCCAGAAGGTGAACTCCAGCACGCCGTTTACGACGCTGTTTGCGCAGGACTACCAGCGCCTGGCCCCCAGCAAGCCGCTGGCCACCATCTTCGCCAACACCACCAACAAGAGCCGCGGCATCGACATCAACTCGACCAACCAAAAGGTAATTGCCGCCATTAATAAGGAAGTGGAAGAAGCCATCGACCGCTCCTTCAACATCCTGCGCACCCGCGTGGACAAGTTCGGCGTGAACCAGCCCAGCATCCAGCGCGTGAAGGGCACCGGCCGCCTCCAGATTGAGCTGCCCGGCGTCGATAACCCCGAGCGCGTGCGCAAGCTGCTGCAAGGCCAGGCTAAGCTGGAGTTTTGGGAAGTGTGGACCCAGCAGGAAGTGGGCCCCTACCTAGTGCAGCTCGACCAGGCTCTGGCTGCTAAGGAGAAAGCCGAAGCCGCCGCCAAAACTCCGGCCGCTGCCGGGGCCCCCGTGGCCGCATCGGCCACCGCCGCCGCCGGCGACACTACCTCGCTGGCCGCCCAGCTGGCCAAGAAGAACCCCGCCGCCAAAGGCGCCGGCGCCGACTCGGCCGCCGCTTCACAAAAAGTGGGGCCCCTGGCCCGCTTGCTCACCATGCCCGGCCGCCTGGGCGTGGCCCTGCGCGACACCGCCCGCATGAACGCCCTGCTGCACAGCCCCGAAGCCAAGGCCATTTTGCCCCCCAACCTGGCCCTGCTCTGGAGCGTGAAGCCCACCGTGGTTGACCGCCAGGAGTACCTGGAGCTGAACCCCATCAAGAAAACCCGCGACGGCCAGGCCCCCGTGGCCGGCGAAGTAGTGGCCGATGCCCGCCAGGACTACGACCAGAGCGGCCACCCCGAGGTGAGCATGAGCATGAACCCGAGCGGCGCCAAAAAGTGGCAGCGCATGACGGCCGCCAACATCGGCCGCCAAGTGGGCATTGTGCTCGACGACTACGTGTACTCGGACCCCGTGGTGCAGGGCGAAATTGCCGGTGGCAACACCAGCATCTCGGGCAACTTTTCCATCGAAGAAGCCCAGGATTTGGCCAACGTGCTGAAGGCCGGCAAGCTGCCCGCCCCCACCCGCATCGTGGAAGAAGCTGTGGTGGGCCCCTCGCTGGGTAAAGAAGCCATCAACCAGGGCCTGTACTCGTCGCTGGCTGGCTTGCTGATCATCATGGCCTTCATGGCCGCCTACTACGGCCGCGCTGGCCTAGTGGCCGACGCCGCCCTGCTCTTCAATATGTTCCTGATTCTGGGCGTGCTGGCCGCGTTCCAGACGGCCCTCACCCTGCCCGGCATCGCGGGCCTGATTCTGGTTATTGCCTCGTCGGTGGACGCCAACGTGCTGATTTTCGAGCGCATCCGCGAAGAGCTTAACCACGGGCACAACCTCCCCGATGCCATCAATGCCGGCTACTCACGCGCCTTCTCGGCCATCTTCGACTCGAACGTAACCACGATGCTCATCGCCGTGATTCTGGGCTTCTTCGGCACCGGCCCGGTGCAGAACTTCGCCATCACGCTCGGCATCGGCGTGCTCACCTCGTTCCTGTCGGCCGTGTTCGTATCGCGCCTCATCATCGAGGCCCTGGTGAAGGGCAAGGAAATCAGCAAAATCTCCTTTTCGACCTTCCTCTCGCGCAACCTGTTCCAGAACGTGAATTTTGACATCGTGGGCAAGCGCAAGATTGCCTACGCCTTTTCGACTACCGTCATCGTCATCGGCTTCGTGCTGATGTACCTGCAAGGGGGCCCCAACCTGGGCGTTGACTTCACCGGCGGCCGCGCCTACGTCATCGATTTCAACAAGAACATGGTGGCCTCCGACGTGGCCGACGTGCTGCGCCCCGCCTTCAAAGGCGCCGGCATCGAGGTGAAGCAGTACGGCGCCGATAGCCGCCTGCGCGTAACCACCAGCTACCTCGCCACCGACGAAAGCCCTACAGCCGATAAGCAAGTCCGGGCCACGCTGCTACGGGGCCTAACGCCTTTTGGGACTACAGATAAGAATATTGTTAGCAGTTCCAAAGTGGGCGCCACCATTGCCGACGACATCAAGCGCACCTCGGTGCTGAGCCTGGGCCTGACGCTGCTGGGCATCTTCGTGTACGTGCTCTTCCGCTTCGAGAAGTGGCAATACTCGATGGCGGCCGTTATCGCACTATTCCACGATGCGCTGTTGGTAATTGCCTCTTACCCAATTGCCCGCGCCTTCGGGTTGAACTACGAGATGGATCAGATTTTTGTGGCCGCCGTGCTTTCCGTTATCGGCTTCTCGATGAACGACACAGTGGTGATTTACGACCGGGTGCGCGAGTACCTGCGCGAGAACCCTAAGCTGACGTTTGCCCAAGTGGTAAACCCGGCCTTGAACTCGACCTTCTCGCGGACAATGATTACGTTCACGACCGTTTTCCTGGTGGTTTTGGTGCTGTACATCTTTGGCGGTGAGACACTTCGCTCGTTCTCGTTTGCTATGATGATCGGCATCATCTTCGGTACGTATTCGTCGCTGTTTATTGCTACGCCCATCATCTTGGACACCTACGGGAAGAAGGAAGAGCGCGAGCGCCTCGCCGCGGGCGAGGATGTGGTGGACCTGACCGGCGGCACGCCCAAGCTGAGCCGCAGCACGGTAAGCTAG
- a CDS encoding BatD family protein, whose protein sequence is MAARPSWAQPEPLHAELVLGPASVPVTGTYTLAFRLRGAPLAEYTEFPDLEGFKKAGKTSTTTTQIVAGRRFSELTLTQRYAPYGEGDYAIKPFQLTVNGLRVRSGGGTVHVGPAVITVPAAKAPAAGTAPLQGVGALDQLFGKPKPALYLDVPDRGALALEADRRQVYVGEGVRVALSFYLRPADQAVLAFHDFDEQLPRLIGQLRQTTAWEVPAAEQRVLPDTVRRGGELLLRFRLAETTYYPLTAQPLRFPPLALTMTKFRLLKKPEPGVDGRLAQYKTYLAPALAVAVRPLPARRGGGRPAAVGHYQLHESISRTEFAAGQVFSYTFGVEGRGNLGALPPPVLAPRPGLAVYGPEVRDETLPGGGGRKLFRYRLVAQRPGPLPLDSLLQLAVFDPVTGRYDTLRSALRLQIRAGAAAAALAPAAASAAPADPFYGPAIARADAVWQPLDAYGQARRYAGGLLLALLGLATAGWWQARRRTG, encoded by the coding sequence TTGGCTGCCCGGCCCAGTTGGGCCCAGCCCGAGCCACTGCACGCTGAGCTGGTGCTCGGCCCGGCCAGCGTGCCGGTCACGGGTACCTATACCCTGGCGTTTCGGCTGCGCGGGGCCCCCCTGGCGGAGTACACGGAGTTTCCTGATTTGGAAGGCTTTAAAAAAGCCGGCAAAACGAGCACTACCACTACCCAAATTGTGGCGGGCCGCCGCTTTAGCGAGCTAACCCTGACGCAGCGCTACGCCCCCTACGGCGAGGGCGACTACGCCATCAAGCCGTTCCAACTAACGGTGAACGGCCTGCGCGTGCGTAGCGGCGGCGGCACCGTGCACGTGGGCCCGGCGGTAATAACGGTGCCGGCCGCCAAGGCTCCGGCGGCCGGCACCGCGCCCCTGCAAGGCGTGGGGGCCCTCGACCAGCTATTTGGCAAGCCCAAGCCGGCCCTGTACCTGGACGTGCCCGACCGCGGGGCCCTGGCCCTGGAGGCCGACCGGCGGCAGGTGTACGTGGGCGAGGGCGTACGCGTGGCGCTGTCGTTTTACCTGCGGCCCGCCGACCAGGCAGTGCTGGCCTTCCACGATTTCGACGAGCAGCTGCCGCGCCTCATCGGCCAGCTGCGCCAAACCACGGCCTGGGAAGTGCCCGCCGCCGAGCAGCGGGTGCTGCCCGACACCGTGCGCCGCGGCGGCGAGCTGCTGCTGCGCTTCCGGCTGGCCGAAACCACCTACTACCCGCTCACGGCCCAGCCCCTGCGCTTCCCGCCCCTGGCCCTGACGATGACTAAGTTCCGGCTCCTGAAAAAGCCCGAGCCGGGCGTGGACGGCCGCCTGGCCCAGTACAAAACTTATCTGGCCCCAGCCCTGGCGGTGGCCGTGCGCCCGCTGCCGGCGCGGCGCGGTGGGGGGAGGCCGGCGGCCGTGGGCCATTACCAGCTGCACGAATCCATTAGCCGCACCGAGTTTGCGGCAGGGCAGGTGTTCAGCTATACGTTTGGTGTGGAGGGGCGCGGTAACTTGGGGGCCCTGCCGCCGCCGGTGCTGGCCCCGCGGCCCGGCCTGGCCGTGTACGGCCCCGAGGTGCGCGACGAAACCTTGCCCGGCGGGGGGGGGCGCAAGCTGTTTCGCTACCGGCTGGTGGCCCAGCGGCCGGGGCCCCTGCCGCTCGACAGCCTTTTGCAATTGGCCGTGTTCGATCCCGTGACGGGGCGCTACGACACGCTGCGCTCGGCCCTGCGCCTCCAGATTCGGGCCGGGGCGGCCGCGGCGGCGCTGGCTCCCGCAGCAGCCAGTGCGGCGCCCGCCGATCCATTTTACGGCCCCGCCATTGCCCGCGCCGATGCCGTCTGGCAGCCCCTCGATGCCTATGGCCAGGCGCGGCGCTACGCCGGGGGCCTACTGCTGGCGCTGCTGGGCCTTGCCACCGCCGGCTGGTGGCAGGCCCGGCGGCGCACCGGCTGA
- a CDS encoding transposase family protein, protein MTLCDSTQYVHFLSATESGRAHDKKLADEYALHLPAGCVLRQDLGLLGHAPTGVVVEMPHKKPPKRELTFAQKLYNQLLSPLRVVIEHAHSGIKRLHRVQGTIRLRGEWVRDTVMVVACGLHNLRVRSPHRAYRAPVHAKLANYAE, encoded by the coding sequence ATGACCTTATGCGATTCCACGCAGTACGTGCATTTTCTCTCGGCTACGGAAAGCGGGCGAGCGCACGACAAAAAACTGGCCGACGAGTACGCGCTGCACCTACCGGCGGGCTGCGTGTTACGGCAGGATTTGGGCTTGCTGGGCCACGCCCCGACCGGGGTCGTGGTGGAGATGCCCCACAAGAAGCCGCCGAAGCGGGAGTTGACGTTTGCCCAAAAGCTGTATAACCAGTTGCTGAGTCCGTTGCGCGTCGTTATCGAACACGCGCACAGCGGTATCAAGCGCCTGCACAGGGTGCAGGGCACTATCCGCTTGCGCGGCGAATGGGTGCGCGATACGGTCATGGTCGTGGCCTGTGGGCTGCACAACCTGCGCGTGCGCAGCCCGCACCGCGCCTATCGCGCACCTGTCCACGCGAAACTCGCTAACTACGCCGAATAA
- the aroC gene encoding chorismate synthase: MSNTFGTLFRITTFGESHGTGIGVIIDGCPAGLAVEAAHIQAALDRRRPGQSELTTPRNEADRVQIQSGLFEGLTTGTPISLFIPNADQRSDDYSHIAQAYRPSHADYTYDAKYGRRDHRGGGRSSARETAARVAAGAVAAQLLAHFGVRVQAYVSAVGEIEVPVGYAELDLSLTDTNLVRCPDPATAARMEDRIRAARDAHDTVGGVITGVATGVPAGLGEPVFDKLPAVLGHALLSINAVKGFEFGSGFEGTKQAGSQHNDEFYTDEAGRIATRTNRSGGSQGGISNGQDIYFRVAFKPVATILQPQPTVNQAGEAVTLAGRGRHDPCVLPRAVPIVEAMTHLVLVDLLLRARSNKL; encoded by the coding sequence ATGTCCAATACTTTCGGTACCCTTTTTCGCATCACTACCTTCGGCGAGTCGCACGGCACCGGCATTGGGGTAATTATTGACGGCTGCCCGGCGGGCCTGGCCGTCGAAGCGGCGCACATCCAAGCCGCGCTGGACCGACGCCGCCCCGGCCAAAGCGAGCTGACCACGCCGCGCAACGAGGCCGACCGCGTGCAAATTCAGTCGGGCCTGTTTGAGGGCCTGACCACCGGCACGCCCATCAGCCTGTTCATTCCCAACGCCGACCAGCGCTCCGACGACTACTCGCACATTGCCCAAGCCTACCGCCCCAGCCACGCCGACTACACCTACGACGCCAAATACGGCCGCCGCGACCACCGCGGCGGGGGGCGTAGCTCGGCCCGTGAAACGGCTGCCCGTGTAGCCGCCGGGGCTGTGGCCGCGCAGCTGCTGGCGCACTTCGGGGTGCGGGTACAGGCCTACGTGTCGGCGGTGGGCGAAATTGAAGTGCCCGTGGGCTACGCGGAATTGGACCTGAGCCTGACTGATACCAACCTCGTGCGCTGCCCCGACCCTGCCACCGCGGCCCGCATGGAGGACCGCATCCGGGCTGCGCGCGACGCGCACGACACCGTGGGCGGCGTGATTACGGGCGTGGCTACCGGCGTGCCGGCGGGCCTCGGCGAGCCGGTGTTCGACAAGCTACCCGCCGTGCTGGGCCACGCCCTGCTCAGCATCAACGCGGTGAAGGGGTTCGAGTTCGGCTCGGGCTTTGAAGGCACGAAGCAGGCCGGCTCGCAGCACAACGACGAGTTTTATACTGACGAAGCTGGCCGAATCGCCACCCGCACCAACCGCAGCGGCGGCAGCCAGGGCGGCATTTCCAACGGCCAGGATATCTACTTTCGGGTGGCGTTCAAGCCCGTGGCCACCATCTTGCAGCCTCAGCCTACCGTCAACCAGGCCGGCGAAGCCGTGACGCTGGCCGGCCGCGGCCGCCACGATCCCTGCGTGCTGCCCCGCGCCGTGCCCATCGTGGAGGCCATGACCCACCTCGTGCTGGTCGATTTGCTGCTGCGGGCGCGCAGCAACAAGCTGTAA
- a CDS encoding NifU family protein, translating to MSAISIYAEASPNPESMKFVLNQQLLADGVSVDYPTLEAAANSPVAQELFGFDYVGRVFIAQNFVTVTKNHPDLAWTQLIPELRQFLKGYVEAGGPLFTVDPAAEQKAAQEATAGDPTAQEGQTAQKIIDLLDNYVRPAVEQDGGNITFKSYHEGVVTVNLQGSCSGCPSATVTLKSGIENLLKRMVPEVQSVVAEGILV from the coding sequence ATGTCCGCTATATCCATTTACGCCGAAGCCTCGCCGAACCCGGAGAGCATGAAATTTGTCCTCAACCAGCAGCTCCTCGCCGACGGCGTGAGCGTGGATTACCCAACGCTGGAGGCCGCCGCCAACTCGCCCGTAGCCCAGGAGCTGTTCGGGTTCGACTACGTGGGCCGCGTGTTCATCGCCCAGAACTTCGTCACTGTTACCAAAAACCATCCTGATCTGGCCTGGACGCAGCTCATCCCCGAGCTGCGCCAGTTCCTGAAGGGCTACGTGGAGGCCGGGGGCCCCTTATTTACCGTAGACCCCGCCGCTGAGCAAAAGGCCGCCCAGGAGGCTACGGCCGGCGACCCCACCGCTCAGGAAGGCCAAACGGCCCAGAAAATCATCGACTTGCTCGATAACTACGTGCGCCCCGCCGTGGAGCAGGACGGGGGCAATATTACCTTCAAAAGCTACCACGAAGGCGTCGTGACCGTGAACCTGCAAGGCTCGTGCTCGGGCTGCCCCTCGGCCACCGTCACGCTGAAATCAGGCATCGAAAACCTGCTCAAGCGCATGGTGCCCGAAGTGCAAAGCGTCGTCGCCGAGGGCATCTTGGTATAG
- a CDS encoding ferritin-like domain-containing protein, which yields MDFFKIIDQLGEVDADVLGRFDSRRAVFSSLGTVAKRAALTATPLFLGALFQKAYAGTQSMPVDVLQYALTLELFEQDFYKKVQASTQYMGAAAADKAAIDQIKKHEDSHVKLLSGAITSLYGTPVTGVTFKSSVFATLATFNGGTFATSQLGIAQLLEDTGVRAYKGRAGELLGTDLLTVALQIHSVEARHASHIRTMRGQRAWVNPGDDAAAHPTYTSGVTGPTSTTSPFGYGIPAYTAPSPIENNTVQSNVPITTGLASPYTANDAAAAFDEYLQAAEVLDASRAGGLVGA from the coding sequence ATGGATTTCTTCAAAATAATTGACCAGCTCGGTGAAGTGGACGCCGACGTTCTGGGCCGCTTCGATTCGCGCCGCGCCGTTTTCAGTTCCCTGGGCACGGTAGCCAAACGTGCGGCCCTCACCGCTACGCCCCTTTTCCTGGGGGCTCTGTTTCAAAAGGCCTACGCCGGCACGCAGTCCATGCCAGTAGATGTGTTGCAGTACGCACTTACCCTGGAGCTGTTCGAGCAGGACTTTTACAAAAAGGTGCAAGCATCGACCCAATACATGGGCGCCGCAGCCGCTGACAAAGCAGCTATCGACCAGATTAAGAAGCACGAAGACTCACACGTTAAATTGCTGAGTGGCGCTATCACAAGCCTCTATGGCACCCCGGTTACGGGTGTGACGTTCAAGTCATCAGTGTTCGCCACGCTGGCAACTTTCAATGGTGGAACTTTTGCTACCAGCCAGCTTGGCATTGCTCAATTACTAGAAGATACCGGCGTGCGCGCATACAAGGGCCGGGCCGGCGAATTGCTCGGCACTGACTTGTTGACTGTAGCGCTACAAATTCACTCGGTGGAAGCTCGTCACGCTTCGCACATCCGCACCATGCGTGGCCAGCGGGCTTGGGTTAACCCAGGTGATGACGCTGCCGCGCATCCTACCTACACAAGTGGTGTGACTGGTCCAACATCCACTACGTCACCTTTTGGCTACGGTATCCCAGCATACACGGCTCCAAGCCCAATCGAGAACAACACCGTTCAGTCGAACGTCCCCATTACCACGGGCTTAGCTAGCCCGTACACCGCGAATGACGCTGCTGCTGCATTCGATGAATACTTACAGGCTGCCGAGGTTCTTGACGCTTCGCGCGCTGGTGGCTTAGTAGGTGCCTAA
- the ruvB gene encoding Holliday junction branch migration DNA helicase RuvB, producing MREAYLTGGNEQFDATDKDIDKALRPLSFDDFTGQAKILENLKVFVAAAKQRGDALDHVLLHGPPGLGKTTLSHIIANELGSSIKMTSGPVLDKPSDLAGLLTNLEPHDVLFIDEIHRLNPVVEEYLYSAMEDYRIDIMLDSGPNARSVQISLSPFTLVGATTRSGMLTAPLRARFGISARLEYYDSKLLTTIVLRSAEILGTPIHEDAAFEIARRSRGTPRIANNLLRRTRDFAQIKGDGTITVDIAQFALNALDVDARGLDDMDKRILTTIIDKFKGGPVGITTIATACGEEGETIEEVYEPFLIQEGYIKRTSRGREATEAAYHHLGRLLPNHLRGNNGDLFAEITA from the coding sequence ATGCGCGAAGCCTATCTCACCGGCGGCAACGAACAGTTCGACGCCACCGACAAGGACATCGACAAGGCCCTGCGGCCGCTGTCGTTCGACGACTTCACGGGCCAGGCCAAAATCCTGGAAAACCTGAAGGTGTTCGTAGCCGCCGCCAAGCAGCGCGGCGACGCCCTCGACCACGTACTGCTGCACGGGCCCCCCGGCCTGGGCAAAACCACGCTCTCCCACATCATTGCCAACGAGCTGGGCAGCAGCATCAAGATGACTTCGGGGCCCGTGCTCGACAAGCCTTCGGACCTGGCCGGCCTGCTTACCAACCTGGAGCCGCACGATGTGCTGTTCATCGACGAAATCCACCGCCTGAATCCCGTGGTGGAAGAGTACCTGTACTCGGCGATGGAGGACTACCGCATCGACATCATGCTCGACTCGGGCCCCAACGCCCGCTCGGTGCAGATTTCGCTCTCGCCTTTTACCCTCGTGGGGGCCACCACCCGCTCGGGCATGCTCACGGCGCCGCTGCGGGCCCGCTTCGGTATTTCGGCCCGGCTGGAATATTATGATTCCAAGCTACTGACCACCATTGTGCTACGCTCGGCTGAAATCCTGGGCACGCCCATTCACGAGGACGCGGCCTTTGAAATTGCCCGCCGCTCGCGCGGCACCCCGCGCATTGCCAATAACCTGCTGCGCCGCACCCGCGACTTTGCTCAAATCAAGGGCGACGGCACCATCACGGTGGATATTGCGCAGTTTGCCCTGAACGCGCTGGACGTGGACGCCCGCGGCCTCGACGACATGGACAAGCGCATCCTCACCACCATCATCGACAAGTTCAAAGGGGGCCCCGTGGGCATCACTACCATCGCCACGGCCTGCGGCGAGGAGGGCGAAACCATCGAGGAAGTGTACGAGCCGTTCCTCATCCAGGAAGGCTATATCAAGCGCACCTCGCGCGGCCGCGAGGCTACCGAAGCTGCCTACCACCACCTGGGCCGCTTGCTGCCCAACCATCTGCGCGGCAACAACGGCGACTTATTTGCCGAGATTACGGCGTAA
- the queG gene encoding tRNA epoxyqueuosine(34) reductase QueG, translated as MLLRADWTSFIKRRAVELGFMACGISKAEFLEDEAPRLENWLKHGMNGRMAYMENHFDKRLDPRLLVDGAKSVISLLLNYYPPKEEQQPDDTLKISKYAYGRDYHFVIKDKLKMLLADMQAEIGEIGGRCFVDSAPVLDKAWAKKSGLGWVGKNSNLITPGSGSFYFIAELIVDVDLEYDGAIRDYCGTCTKCLDACPTQAITEPYVVDGSKCISYFTIELKDQIPTEVGGKFGNWVFGCDICQDVCPWNRFAKPHQEPQFQAHPDLKNLTPGDWREITHELFTELFRQSAVKRTGYAGLTRNIKFVLPEA; from the coding sequence ATGCTTCTTCGCGCTGATTGGACGTCTTTCATTAAACGCCGCGCGGTCGAGCTGGGCTTCATGGCGTGCGGTATTTCCAAGGCGGAGTTCCTGGAAGACGAAGCCCCGCGGCTCGAAAATTGGCTCAAGCACGGCATGAACGGTCGCATGGCCTATATGGAAAACCACTTCGACAAGCGCCTCGACCCACGCTTGTTGGTGGACGGGGCCAAATCGGTGATTTCGCTGCTGCTCAATTACTACCCGCCCAAGGAAGAGCAGCAGCCCGACGATACGCTGAAAATCAGTAAGTACGCCTATGGGCGCGACTACCACTTCGTCATCAAAGACAAGCTGAAAATGCTGCTGGCTGATATGCAGGCCGAGATTGGCGAAATTGGTGGGCGCTGCTTCGTCGATTCGGCCCCGGTGCTGGACAAGGCCTGGGCCAAGAAAAGTGGCCTGGGCTGGGTGGGCAAAAACTCCAACCTCATCACGCCGGGCAGCGGCTCGTTCTACTTCATCGCCGAATTGATTGTGGACGTGGACCTTGAGTACGACGGGGCCATCCGCGACTACTGCGGCACATGCACCAAGTGCCTAGATGCCTGTCCAACGCAAGCCATTACCGAACCCTATGTGGTGGACGGCAGCAAGTGCATCAGCTACTTCACCATCGAGCTGAAGGACCAGATTCCGACCGAAGTAGGTGGTAAGTTTGGCAATTGGGTGTTTGGCTGCGATATCTGCCAGGACGTATGCCCGTGGAACCGCTTCGCCAAGCCCCACCAGGAGCCGCAATTCCAGGCCCACCCCGACCTGAAAAACCTAACGCCCGGCGACTGGCGCGAAATCACCCACGAACTGTTCACGGAACTGTTCCGCCAGTCGGCGGTGAAGCGGACGGGCTACGCGGGCCTCACACGCAACATCAAATTCGTTTTGCCCGAAGCGTAA
- a CDS encoding ferritin-like domain-containing protein, whose product MSQHSQVGDQDELNIAKPLYTPIKRRSFFMYAGATAGATALLLAGCSKDDTTGPTPPPVGGTVSLGSGDVGVLNYAYALEQLEAAFYAQVKASTVMGFSPAETAYFAEVASHEAIHRDFFKAAINRDAPGKILQDLTPNFTGIDFTKRLMAAGDVKLGVLDAAKAFEDLGVAAYNGAGKLIKTAAYLVIAGQIVSVEGRHAAYVRDLINPGSFAADDQVDPISGLDKAMAPLDVIKAASGFVMEKLDASMVGM is encoded by the coding sequence ATGTCCCAACACTCCCAAGTAGGCGACCAGGACGAGCTAAACATCGCCAAGCCGTTGTACACGCCTATCAAACGGCGTTCGTTCTTCATGTATGCCGGCGCTACTGCTGGGGCTACCGCGCTGTTACTGGCCGGTTGCTCGAAAGATGACACCACTGGCCCCACTCCTCCTCCAGTCGGAGGCACTGTAAGCTTGGGCTCGGGCGACGTTGGTGTGCTAAACTACGCTTACGCCCTGGAACAACTCGAAGCTGCTTTTTACGCACAAGTGAAAGCATCTACCGTGATGGGTTTCTCGCCTGCTGAAACCGCTTACTTTGCCGAAGTAGCATCCCACGAAGCCATTCACCGCGACTTCTTCAAGGCTGCCATCAACCGCGATGCTCCTGGCAAGATTTTGCAAGATTTGACTCCGAACTTCACAGGCATTGATTTCACCAAGCGCCTCATGGCGGCCGGCGATGTCAAACTGGGCGTGCTCGACGCCGCGAAGGCATTCGAGGACTTGGGCGTAGCCGCTTACAATGGAGCCGGCAAACTCATCAAAACTGCCGCTTACCTGGTCATTGCTGGTCAGATTGTATCGGTTGAAGGCCGCCATGCGGCTTATGTCCGTGATTTGATTAATCCGGGCTCTTTCGCGGCTGATGACCAGGTAGACCCCATTAGTGGCCTCGATAAGGCCATGGCCCCACTTGACGTCATCAAAGCTGCTTCTGGCTTCGTCATGGAGAAGCTCGATGCCAGCATGGTTGGCATGTAA
- a CDS encoding HIRAN domain-containing protein: MKQATEPLVLLECLVAGTSHRRPEIDEVEPSLQIGQALLLTREPDSHYDDWAVQVHTHPTTHPANVWLGYLPEGHNETVARMLDAGFDIGARLNHKAWEDDWLHLDIEVLMNR; the protein is encoded by the coding sequence ATGAAGCAGGCTACCGAACCCCTCGTGCTACTGGAGTGCCTCGTCGCGGGCACCTCGCACCGCCGCCCCGAAATCGACGAAGTAGAGCCTTCGCTGCAAATTGGGCAGGCCCTGCTGCTGACCCGCGAGCCCGACAGCCACTACGACGACTGGGCCGTGCAGGTACACACCCACCCCACCACCCACCCGGCCAACGTGTGGCTCGGCTACCTGCCCGAGGGCCACAACGAAACGGTGGCGCGGATGCTTGACGCCGGCTTCGACATTGGGGCCCGCCTCAACCACAAAGCCTGGGAAGACGACTGGCTGCACCTCGATATTGAAGTGCTAATGAACCGTTAG